CGGTAGAGCGCGAACAGTCCCTCCTGCAGGGGGCTGAGCGCGAGGACGTCCTCGATCTGCGGTGGCGCCGTGGTCACCAGAGCCTCACGAGCGGCTCTGCCACGCCGCGGACAGTGCCGCGAGCGCGTCCGCGTCCAAGCCCGAGGCGCTCATCGGCGCGGCCGACGGTTGCGCCTCGGAATCCGCTGTGGCCACGGGCGCGGCACCGGCGGCATCGACGGATGCGGCCAGCTCGGCGAGAGTCATGTACTCGAACACCATCGCCGGCGTCAACGCCAGTCCCTGCGCGTTGGCGCGGGCCGCAAGCTGCACCGAGATGATGCTGTCGCCGCCGATCGCGAAGAAGTTGTCCTCGCGGTCGACGTCGGTGATGTCGAGCAACTCCTCCAGCAACGCGATCAAGGTCCGCTCGGTCTCCGCAGAACCTTCGCCGAGTTCCGAGCGTTTGACCATCGCGGGGGTGGCCGGGGCGAGCAACCGCTCCATCGCCTCCGGCGGCAGCAACCGCACCTGCGAAAGCGGCCGGTCCGGCTCGGTTGCCAAGAACTCGAGCGCGGTGTCGAACGCCGCTCCGATCGACGAAACCGTTTGGGGCTCATACAGATCAGCGTTGGCGACGACGCGGACACTCAGCTCGGCATCTGGGGTCACGTCCAGCGAGACGTTCAAGTCCAGCAGCGAGATCTCGAAGTCCATTGGGACGGGGACCACCGTCGTCGCCCCGTCGCGGGTCAGCTCCCGGGGCAGCAGCGCCCAGTCCTCGCCACGGAAGTGGATCGAATTTTGGAACAGCGGGTGATTGCGAGACGGGGAGCGCGGCGGGTTGAGCGCCTCGACTAGTCGCTCGATCGGCAATTCCTGATGCGCCAGCGCATCGAGCACGGCGCCGCGGCTGCGGGAAACGATGTCCCGCAGGCTCGGATCCCCGGACAGGTCGTTGCGCAATACCATCACATTGGCACACGGACCCACCATGTTGGTGGTGGCCAAGTCGACTCGGGCGGCGACCGGACTGCCGATGCCGATGTCGGTGCCGCCGCCGAGCTTGTGCAACAGTACTGCGAGCGCGGCCTCGTACACCATGAACTCGCTGGCGCCGAGGTCGTCGGCGAGTCGGACCAGCGCTGACCGTCGCGACGCTGACACCGTGAAATTGACTAGCTCACCGCGCTTTCCGAGGACCGGCGGCCGGGTATGGTCTGCCGCCATCGGGATCTCGTAGGGCATGCCGGAGACCGCGGTGTGCCAGTGCTGTAGTTGGGCCTGTCCCCAGTCGGTGCTCGCCTCGAATGTATTCCGTTGCCAGAGTGCGTGTTCGGCGAACTGCGCGGCCATCGATCCCCACTGCGGCGGATAGCCGTCCAGCCGTGCCCGGTATGCGGTGAGGAGGTCTTCGAAGATGATGCCCATCGACGAGTGGTCGGTGACGGTGTGGTGGATGAGCAGCAACAGCACGTGCGCGGACGGGCCGAGCCGCAGCAGGGTGGGCCGTACCAGAGACTCGGAGTCCAGCGCGAAGATGTGGCGACGCAACTCTGCGATGGCCTGGTCCAATTCCCCGCCGCCGACATCGATGATCTCGAGCGGCACCTCCCGCGCCGGGTGGATATGCTGATACGGAACACCCTCGTGCTCAATGAAGTTAGTGCGCAGCGCTTCGTGGCGGGCGACGACGTCGTTGATGGCGGCCTCGAGCACCGCGACGTCGAGCGGGCCGTGCACCCGAAGCGTCAGCGCCATGTTGAAGACGTCGTTGGCGCCCCTCATCTTCTGCTGGAACCACATCGCCATCTGCGAGTAGGACAGCGGCGGGCGCTCCGGACGTACGTCAGTCAACTCCGGTCGGGCCGGGCCTTCGGAACCAACGACGTTGCGCTGGGCCGACATCTCGTCGATGTCGGCGTGGACCTCGGCGCTCAACTGCTCAACCAGTCGTGCCGCCAGACCGGCCGGCGTGGGGGTGTCGAACACCGCGCGCACCGTGAGTTCCACGCCGAACTGCGCTCGGATCTGAGCCACCAGCCTGGCGGCGAGCAGCGAGTGGCCACCTAGGCCGAAGAACGAGTCCTCGGCGCCGACCTTCTCCCAGCCGAACAGCCGGGCGAAGATCCCGCACATCCGTCGTTCGGTCTCGGTGGCAGGTTGCCGGAAACTGCGCACCGCGACCGGTGTCGGTGCGGGCAGCGCCCGCTTGTCCAGCTTGCCGCTGACCGTCAGCGGGATCTCTGGGATGACCGCGAATGCGGTGGGCACCATGTATTCGGGCAGAGTCGCGGCCGCGTGGGTGCGCACCTCGTCGAGATTCAGCGCACCGGAATCACCGTCGCCGGTGGCCGGCACCAGGTAGGCCGCGAGCATGGGGCCGGCCTCGGTGTCCTCGGTCACCACCAGGCAGTGCCGGACGGCGGGATGGGTCGCGATCACCGACTCGACCTCACCGAGTTCGATCCGGTAGCCACGGACTTTCACCTGCTCGTCGGCGCGGCCGACGAACTCCAGCTGACCAGAGATGTTGCGGCGAACCAAATCTCCGGTGCGATAGAGCCGCTTCCCGGGATTGAACGGGTCGGCGACGAAACGCGCCGCGGTCAGTCCGGGACGGCCCAGATAGCAGCGGGCCAGCTGTGCGCCACCGAGATAGAGCTCCCCGATCACTTCGGCGGGCACCGGTTGCAGTTCCTCGTCGAGCACATATGCGTAGACGTTGCGGTTCGGCCGACCGATGGGAACCACCCGCGCGCCGTGCGACCCGTCGACCACCATGTGCGTGGCGCAGACCACCGCTTCGGTGGGCCCGTAGTGGTTGCGCAGCTGCGCGTCGAAGTAGCCGGCGAACTTGTCAGCCACCTCCCCGGCCAGCGCTTCACCGCCCACCGGCACGTGGCGCAACTGCCGCCATTCCTCGGCCTGAGGCAGCAGC
The nucleotide sequence above comes from Mycobacterium vicinigordonae. Encoded proteins:
- a CDS encoding non-ribosomal peptide synthetase; its protein translation is MADDAKTLQERRRELLRRRIAESGLAAGKSAETVQLRAGERYRLSAGQRRMWFLQAMDVEDTTLNICVAYRLTGSVDPARLRAAVGDVVARHALLRTSYGVDSEGEPYQVFQDHVETPWLEYDFTGLGEAERDQRVAETARQEFGRPFNLANDVPLRITLIRTGPEEFVLLLVVHHICWDDDAWAVFFGELSAAYNGQPLGGPAPQFVAVEVLEGAAEPSMTDVGYWADKLRPAPEPLELPGVPTAHPSRLAERVTQSLPEGLFDRLEDFARRHSASPFMVLLAAYGVLVRRYTGSSDFLVSVPVTDRKALAEKVIGYFGNTLLLRLTARPNVNFGDFVDTVRDTCLDGFAHQSVGIDRVVREANPERMGHDGMDQLVRLGFSMRKSVSGLTLDSVTVQQLGLGAVTAHLPLALAVVLEPDGVLTEFEYQTDVLGPALVEQLAAHYIQLLDNAITEPDRRLTSLDMLDADEREAVLAQSHGELVPTPPTTMVAVLEAAAEARPDATALVCDDEMLTYDELHRRANRLARWLIEQGIGAEDIVGLRLATSVEFIVAMLAVLKAGAAYLPIDPAYPDDRIDYLISDARPHLVLGQRELTDAERAAAQRSDAPVIDSDRQTDLRPAHLAYVIYTSGSTGQPKGVAVSHHAIAEHVQGFAAEWSMTAEDRLLQSSSVSFDASLLDIFVTLSLGAQLVVPKPSDTGAFSDMSYIADLISRHRITVLHMVPSMLSTLLLLPQAEEWRQLRHVPVGGEALAGEVADKFAGYFDAQLRNHYGPTEAVVCATHMVVDGSHGARVVPIGRPNRNVYAYVLDEELQPVPAEVIGELYLGGAQLARCYLGRPGLTAARFVADPFNPGKRLYRTGDLVRRNISGQLEFVGRADEQVKVRGYRIELGEVESVIATHPAVRHCLVVTEDTEAGPMLAAYLVPATGDGDSGALNLDEVRTHAAATLPEYMVPTAFAVIPEIPLTVSGKLDKRALPAPTPVAVRSFRQPATETERRMCGIFARLFGWEKVGAEDSFFGLGGHSLLAARLVAQIRAQFGVELTVRAVFDTPTPAGLAARLVEQLSAEVHADIDEMSAQRNVVGSEGPARPELTDVRPERPPLSYSQMAMWFQQKMRGANDVFNMALTLRVHGPLDVAVLEAAINDVVARHEALRTNFIEHEGVPYQHIHPAREVPLEIIDVGGGELDQAIAELRRHIFALDSESLVRPTLLRLGPSAHVLLLLIHHTVTDHSSMGIIFEDLLTAYRARLDGYPPQWGSMAAQFAEHALWQRNTFEASTDWGQAQLQHWHTAVSGMPYEIPMAADHTRPPVLGKRGELVNFTVSASRRSALVRLADDLGASEFMVYEAALAVLLHKLGGGTDIGIGSPVAARVDLATTNMVGPCANVMVLRNDLSGDPSLRDIVSRSRGAVLDALAHQELPIERLVEALNPPRSPSRNHPLFQNSIHFRGEDWALLPRELTRDGATTVVPVPMDFEISLLDLNVSLDVTPDAELSVRVVANADLYEPQTVSSIGAAFDTALEFLATEPDRPLSQVRLLPPEAMERLLAPATPAMVKRSELGEGSAETERTLIALLEELLDITDVDREDNFFAIGGDSIISVQLAARANAQGLALTPAMVFEYMTLAELAASVDAAGAAPVATADSEAQPSAAPMSASGLDADALAALSAAWQSRS